The genome window TAGTGGCCCCAACTAGCGTTGGCTTTCCAAAGAATTTCATATCCATTAACATCCATACTACGGCACTTACTGCAGTAGCGATATTCGTATTTAGCACCGCTATTGCAGCATCTACTGTAGCTCCTAATGGATCACCGCCATTGAAGCCATCCCAGCCTAGCCAAATTAAGCCAGCACCAACTAAAATTAAAGGCAAACTATGCGCCTCTAACTTCCGTTCAGTAGCCAACCTAGGACCTATTGCTAATGCTGCAGCTAGAGCCCCTACTCCAGCATCAACATGTATAACATAACCTCCAGAGAAGTCCACAACCCCTAGTTGATTTAACCACCCACCTGCAAATAACCAATATGCAACTGGACTATATACTAGGAGAGACCAGAAGGGTACAAAAACCATCCAAGCTTTAAAGTTCATTCTCTCTAATATTCCTCCAGCTAACAATACCGGAGTTATCGCAGCAAAAACGAACTGGAAGAATATAAAGGTAGCAGTTGGTATATTAGCGTGAGCACCACTAGGACCATAGGTAGTTTGCGAAGCTTCAAAAAGTCCTCCCCAGGATGGAACAGGATACCCTAATATTCCATAACCATGAAGAGAAAGCAATGCGGGGTATCCGAAACCAAAATTATAGCCAGCTATTATCCATATAACTAACACTACAGCAAATGCATAAAATATCATTAATGCTGAATTAACTGCATATTTCTTTTTAGATAATCCAGCATAATATAATGCCACACCAGGAACACTTTGCAATCCTACAAAAGTAGCTGCAGTTAACATCCACGCGTTGCTTCCAGTATCAAGCCAAGATGGTACTGCTGCAGCAGGATAACTAGATGTTCTGTTAAGGATTGATTGTATTGACTGATTAAGTTGCTGGATTACAGACGAATTTGTGGCAGTTTGAGAGTGCGTTAAAATAGTTGAAAACAAAAACATTATTAATATCATTTGGACGATCAATAACATCTTGTATTTCCACGTTTTCATCTCAATCTAGGTAAAGAGGTAAAAAATAATTATTAAGAATTTCTATGGATCTGCATAATAACTTTTCATGGATATGGCTATATTTTTAAAATATATTTATATGTATGGCAAGCCACTGATGCTTCTTTCTAAATTATTTTCATATTACTTGAATAGAAATGTTACATATTATTTAGATTTTTCAAAATTAGAAAATCATTCAATCTTCTTTATATTCAAGAATAGCAAGTGTCTTCTTATGAAATTAAAAAGAAGACAACTAATGCTAAGTAAGCTTTATATTATGAAATTTAAGATATAAATTAAGAGGGCCCGTAGCTTAGCTTGGTGGAGCGCCCGGCTGATAGGGTGCTCAGAAACCGGGAGGTCACGGGTTCAAATCCCGTCGGGCCCACTACTTATATTGACAATAAATTCAGTAGACGATGTAGGTATATATATAATATTGCTAAAATTATAGTATTTATTTAAAATTAAAATATCTCCCTTCTTAGGAACATACGAATAAACATTAAAATAACTTAGATGAATTGAGCCATTATCTGAACTTATATTTTCATACCACCAAGAGGTTATCCTAAATGATTCAATGTTAAAAAACAAATATGATACATTAGAACTATTCAATATTATATAAGGTAAAATTTTAGTTTTATTATAGAAATTTGGAATGGAAAAACCAGTGAAAATTCCATAAGTCCAAGGAATCCATTTACCTAAAAAATAGTATGAACCATTAAACGTAGTGTACCATAAGTCCCAAGATACTATAAAAACCATTTGCATGAAAGCTTGATACTCACTACCCTCTTTGCTTAATAATGCCATAGTGAAATTTTGGGCTGGTTTAGAGTAATTTATCTGCATAGAAATTTCTGAAGAGAGCAACAGTAACTCCCAATTTGAATACTTATCATATTTTTTGTCGGTAGTAAAGTTCTTCACTATTTCACCCAATAACTTATTAAGACCGTAATAGTAGCCTACTTGTTGCAAATACGTATTAGCATAATTGCTCTCATATACTTCATTAAATGGCATGTGATTAAAAACCCAGTCTGGTGGGGTTCCCATCATGTGATTTTGAATAATAAAAATCAATTCAAAAAGCTTTAAATTTCCTTTATAGATAATATACGTCTGTGGATAAATTACTATATATCCAGGGGACCAATATCTATCAATATAATAGCTTCCCACTTTTATAGTATCGTAAGTATATAGGCTAATATTGAAAGTTTTAGGCGAAAGACTAGTTTCCTTGAACTCTAAAGTGAAATTGAAATCTCTCTCATCTGTTGCATATACCTTACTGCTGTTAAGTAAAATGAAAGTTATAGGGGATGAACCATTATAAACGTCCACTTTTAGAAAAAGATAAACTGAATAATTATAAAAAATGTATTCATAAAACTCTGGATTAACTTTAGGGGGGTAAGAGGGAGTAAGTACATAGGAATAATTACCTATCTGATGCTTTACTGAATTTGTGGACAAATGAAGAACTAAGGGAATACTTAAACTCTGATTATACGTCACATAGATTGAGATGATGTCTGGAGAAACTCCCCACGGTTTTACAGTTATTCGAAAAGTAAGAGATCCATTATAGTAGTAGTGGAAGTTATTAACAATTATATACTTATTTAAATTTAATATAGCAGTATAGTAATAGTAAGATTCGTTTTGAGAGATATTTCCCCCAAAATGCCATTCGATATTAGTAAAGTTCCAACTAGCATAGCTCTGAATTGAATATGAACTTGTAGTAATAAAGGAGAAGCTAGTGCTAATATTATCACTTGGAGGATAAGAAGTATAAAAGGGAGAAGCATATACATCTGAAATGTTTAGATAGATCGCTGTGACATTAGGTTGTTCAGATATATTGTCATAATAATATGGGTTTAGATAATATATGGAGTAATTTCTCGCTATAGTGTAATTAGAGAAAAAACCTGCTAAATCTGCAACTCTCCAATAAGCTTCCGGGGTTACTTGACTAGCATTGAGCTTTAAAATATCAATAATTTGCCCTAAGATCGGTCTTCCGGATGCATTATAAATGAAAAGAGGTTTTGGATTACATGACGTTAATGAAGAGTAATTAGTGATTACTGGAAAACTTTCAGCATATTTTATAGGATTAAAATCGTAAATAGGCCCAGGTAAGAAGGTGGGATAAAATGTCGAGAACATAAAAGGCGTATAGAGAAAAGAGTAGATAACAAGAACGTTAATGACTATAATCCCTAAAACTATAAACGCGCTGTTCCTTACCATATGAAGTTAAAGCTTTAATTAAAAAATATCCTCAGTAAACTAAAACTGTATGCTTGGAATAAGTTTAATAAATGTATAATACTTAATACACTACAGCCATGCAATCAGTTAAGGGACTAAGGAGAGATTTACAGAAGTTATCACTTATAGACTTACCTCTGATAGTAGGTCTTTCATTAGTTTCGATATTAATTAGAAGTCTAAGTGCTAATTGGCCTTTGGCTGTTAATGAATTCGATCCTTGGTATCTTTTCTATAACGCATTGTTAATAGCTCAAGCTCATGGAAACTGGTATGCAGTAGCTCCGGATGTACTGGGCTGGTTCCCATGGGGATACTTCATAGAATTGGGAAATACTATAGGTTTGCCTTTCTTAGTTGCATTAGTTTCATTGCCCTTTTATGCAACTTATGGCGCCAACGCAGTATATACAGTCGCAATATTTTCTGATATTTTATTAGCTGGACTAGGCGTTGTAGCATCATATCTTTCAATAGAATCAATAACTAATAGCAGATTGGCTGGTTATATGGCAGCTGCTATAATCGCAGTTTCCCCTGCGTTAACATATAAGAACTTGTTAGGTGGGCTTCCCAAGACATCTTGGGGTGCAGTGTTTATACTATTTACAATATTCCTCTTCAATCAGGGTTTAAAGAAGAAGAACGTCTGGTATGGAATACCAGCAGGTATATTATTATTCTTAGCTGAGATCTCTTGGGGAGGCTATACTTATATTGACTTAAGTTTGCTCGTAGCAGCATTCTTACTAATTCTGCTAAATAGAAATGATGAAACTACTGCAAACTTGTACACAATAATGGTAGTTGTAACTTCATTTCTAACTTCATTAGCCCCAAATAATATAGGTTTCATGTCCGGTTTAGCACATGGCTTGTCACTGCTCTTAATCTCAGCTGTTCTTTATTTAGATTTATATCTATCAAGAGCACTTCCTAAAGAAATAGTAGATTCAAGAAATCTAATAGTAATTGCAGTATTAATTTTCATATTCACTATAGGCTTATCTGGATTATCGATTCTAAGACCAACATCAGCACCAATACCCTCTAGATATTACGCTATAATAAACCCGTTTTATCAGGTTACAATACCGATAGATAAGACAGTAGCAGAATATATTCCACAACCAATAACTGCAATGATACAAGATTTCGGAATAGCACTATTCTTATCAGTAATAGGGATGTATTACTTGATAAGAAAAGGAAACCTAGTAGGTTTATGGTTATTAGTATTAGGAGTTGCAAGTATATTTGGTACATCAGAACAGCCCTATCTATTTAACTATACAGCATACATGGTAGCAGCGTTGGGAGGTTTAGGAGTTTATTACATTACAGATAACCTACTAAAGGGAGTGAAAAATGGAAACGGTAACAAAATTTTAGTAGGCTTTGTCTTAGCAATGGTAGGAATATCCCTAGTTGCAGATGCTGGGTTAGCAACTTTAGCGAGTAATGAACCTCCAGCAATAACCAATGCTGCTACAAGCTTCCTAACAACTAACTACTCTTGGGTATCTGCAGCGAATTGGATAAGAACCCATTCACCACAGCACGCGTTTGTATTATCCTGGTGGGATTATGGGTATTGGCTGGAAGTTTTGACAAATAGGAGTGTGATAGATGAAAATAACACGCTCAATGGCACACAAATTAAACTTATGGCAGAAATGTTCTTGAACAATGAAACTTTTGCAGCAAATGTCCTAGAGAAATATTTCCATTTGCATCCTTATGGTAGCCCAAACTATACTATTCCAGTTTATATAGTAGCGTATGACGCTGTTACGTTAGTATATTCCGGGAGCCAAGCCCAATGGTATATAGGATACCCACCTAGTTTCCCTGGCGCGTTCTTTGGATATACAACCAGTTTAGGGGATATTGGAAAAGCTATGGGAGCAATGACAACAATAGCTGAATATCCTCTAGAAGAATATATAAACTTAACCGAAATAAACAATACAATAACACAAATTATTGATACTTATGCATCTACAAATCCAACTATTGCCGAGAACTTAGCTTCACAAGTTTCACAAGCTGAACCATTTGCGTGGACTCCAACGGCTTATAACTCACTTATAGTACAAATGTTCATTGAGAGTCTATATCAAATTGGATATGGACAACCAATAGCTCCATTTACAACGCAGATAGTTCCTACCAGTACTGGATATACTATAACTGGATCTCCATTACCACGTGTTCAACTAATGTACTTCCAACCTGCATATATAGCACTATTCCCGGTAGGAAATGGAGGTGCTGGAGGAGTGTACTACACTACTTACATAATGGTAATGGTATATCAGTTTACCCAACCCGGTGTAATACTAAAACCTACAGTAGTGATTAACAGTTAAGCTTTGCTCCTTTTTTTAATTCAATTCTATATTTTACATATTTATCTTCTGGTGAAAATCTAGATGGATGAGGAATTATAGTCTTAGAGCCACATACAGGGCAAATATCTTTAAAAGTGTAAGTGTTATCTTTAGGGCATTTCTTCATTTTCCACTTCATTTCTTAACCACACTTATATCTACGTTTTCCTCTTTTCCTATCTTAATTAAATTAGAGATAAGTTGGTTTAGAACCTCTGAGGTCTCTTTTGGATTAGTTCCTATTACATCTACCCTATATCGAGGTGCTCCGATAGTATATATCTTTACATTCAGTATACTCTCATGGTCTTGTTCTATATTTTCTAGTGCTTTTGATATTACTTCTTTAATTTTCTCTACTCCTAAGGGATCGTTTGTCCTAATTGTTATAAGCCCGGACATTTTCACTTTCCTTTCTTCTGAATGCTTTGAAGCTTCTTCTAATAATGGTTTAATCCAGATATCCGGAACTCCTGCATCAATTAGTATTTTTTCTCCTTCTTTAACGGCCTTCTCAATTGCCGAAATAGCATCTCCGTACTTAGCCTCCAATTTCCATGCTACTTGCTCCCAGGCCTCTTTCTCACTTAATTTTAGTTGTTGTGATACCAATTCCAAAATTTTATCTAATCTCTGAATTTTCTTCCATTGTAAATTCTTCTTTCTTCTCTCATCATCAGTAACCTTTTTTAATGATACATCTACAGTACCTTTTTTCCTATCAATTCTAATTACCTTTACCACAACTTTCCTATTTTCCTTTAAAACATCTCTAATGTTCTTAACCCATTTACTACTTACTTCACTCCAAGGTAAGAATGCTTGTAAACCCCCATATTCGTCTAAGGTAACATAGCTACCATAATCAAAAACTTGTTTTACAGTTGCGATTAAAATTTCCCCTTCTGAGGGGATTTTGCTTCTACTGTAAATCATCTTTAACCCATTATTCTAACTACTTCTCCAACTATTTTTGCTTTACCACCAGCAGAGTAGACCAATTCTGTCCCACAACTCAAGCATCTAACTGGAAATGTAGAGTGACTAAATATTGTTTGCTCATTACCGCAATTTGGACACTTTACTCTAAGGAATCTACTTTTTGGTTCTGGTATTAGGACCTTCAATTTCTTCATCACTTAGCCACCTCCACTAATTCTAACTTCTTTACTCTAATTCCCTCTTTTACTACAGTATAACCACACTTAGAACACTTCAGTACTAGCGTTTGTTTCTTTGTAACTTTTGCAAATCTCTTCTGTTCTGGTTTTCTTTTACTTCCATATCCAAGATTCTTTCTCTCATATCTTCTCTGCCCTTCAGCAAGATTTCTTCTCTTACCGCTCTTATATAGCGACACAGAGTGATCCGTATGAGTCTTACACTTTGGACAATATGTACTAATGACCTTAGGGACTTTCATAACTGTTCTTCAATATCTATTTTATAGGGAGTTAAATAACTTGCTATTATCAATGGTAAGGCTTCTCTCATAGGTAAAGCCAAAATATCTCCTTCATCAACCTTATGATTATTATAAATTAATGGCTTCTGCACTATACAATAGATCTTATCATTATAAATTATATATCTCCCAATTAATAACTCAATGTAAAATTGTTTTAATAAATTAAAAATATTGAAAATGAATTCGTCAAATCCTTTACTAACTTTTCCCTCTAGGATCTTAGCCAATCTAAGCTCAAATAACGATTCAGCCAGTTCTGAAAGAAATTTCAATTCCTCCTTTCTGATTTCGGCATCAACAAATGTTTTAGACTTTTTAATAAGAGTCAAATATTTGATAATCTCCTCTAGCTTAAGTTCAGTAATTTCTTCCTCTGATAACTCCTTTCTAACCAATTCATCTAACATAAGCTTTCACCTCCCCCAAATTCTTCAAATGAAGATAAATCCCAACACTAGATTCAATCTTAATCGGTATACCCCTATTTAAGTTAATCCTCTTGCCTAGAACTTCAGTTTCTATACTGATATAGGGCAAAAATATTGTATAACCAGTAAAAGGGGACAAGGTCTCGTTAAACTCAAAATCATCTAAATTAGTTACCTCCTTTACAATCAATCCAGATTTTCCATGCAGAGAATTTGGGATCCTAATTAACCTCTTAACGTCAATGGTAACTTGCTCATCAATAGTAACCCCGTTTATACCGCGATTTTTTCTACCAACCCACCCAGGAGCATTTTCACTACCATTAGGATAGCTTGGAACGTCAATACCCATAACGTATTCTGCGATTTCCTTTCTATCGTCAGAATCTAAAAGTGCGCAATCACCATAGCAATCAACTTGAACATGAAAACCCCTATTTCCGGAAAAGTAAACCTTAGGTTTTAATCCGAAATCGTTTTCAAGAATCTCAACCAAATTTCTAGCCTCTTCTAAACCTCTTTTTATACATTCGCTTGTCATCTCGACATACTCTATAGCCTCTACGCCGTCTTTCTCACATTTCTCAGAGGCGACGGTATTACCACAAACTGGACAAAACCTAATTGATCTTAGTTTACATATGTGATCGGCATCTATATCAAATAGCAAATCTGACCCCATCCAAACCTTCTCTTCCATGTCTCTAGCACTTGGCAATTGATATCTTGCAGAAGAGTAAAATAGATGGAGTGGCAAATTTTTGTTAACTAAATAGTCCCTTAATTCCTCACTAGAAGAGAAGGAGAGATGTCTTACGTACGTGTCCGAACCAAAAGGTTGAAGGGCGAATTCCCTTAATTCCATATCCTTTGGCAATCCTAATTCCGCGTTTAAATAATAGTTCCTAAAAAAACTCTTAATTAAGTTACTCTGCCCTTGGTGCAATGTAAAAGTCCCCATAGCCTTCTTGCGGTAATTTGAATCTAAGCTTCAAAGGTATTTGAGAACCGAAATATAATTCCATTGAATCAGAAGCTCTTCTCATTTTAGTGGTATTCGCTACATATTCCATTCCATAGCTACTATTAACATCTGCACCTGAAGCTTCTAATAGCGTTCCACTATCCGTTGATAACTCTACCCTTGTGGTGGCGAGATCTCCAATAACTTCAAAATAAAGTTTATTCTCCTTCGAGTATATATTCAAAACTTCACCTAAATCAGATAATTCGTCAATTATGTCAGCAAAAGTCACAGTAAGTAGCTGTGCCTTAAATGGAAACTCTAAATTAACTGAAGGTGGCTGGGTGCTTTCAACTTGAATTAATGGAAGTTCAAAGGATCTAGTAAATTCTCCATCAAATGTAAGTGTTAACCTAGATTCGTTCGAAGAAAGCGTTAGCGTATCGTCCTTTAAAACGCGTTTCAAGACGTCATTTACATCCTCTAGCTTAAAACCTATTATTTCCTTATCTTGATTAACTTCAAACCCCTCAAAGTAACTTGATGGTAAAAATATGTCCAGAAAAACTACCCTTGAAGGGTCAATCCCGCTAACTCTTATACCTTCTTTAGTCACAATAAAGTTAGCTTCACTCAGAAAATCTCCTACAGTCCTTAAAATATAAGAGAATGAAACAGCATCAATTACCTTAGCTTTCATTAGTTATCTAATTACTCTATAGGACTAATAAAGCTTATAACTTTGGATTGGGTTCTTCTGTCAGATAATCCTCTCCACCGGCCATCACTCTCTGAATTTCAGCATATAGTTCGTCAAATCCCTTACCCTCTTCTGATGATACGGGAATTAAGTTAGAAGATAGGCTCTCTATTAATAAATTAACTAACTCAAGGGAATACTCGTCCACCTTACCCAACTCATCAACCAAATTCTCAGCATTCTCCCCCCACGCCAATATCTGTTCTAACTCCTTTTCTGTGAGGAGATCTACCTTATTAAGAACGTTTATAATAGGTAAGTCTAGCCTAAATTTTATGGAACTTGAAAGTAGGAGTAAGGATACAAAGCTTCTAGCTTCTTTAGCAAGAAAAGAGTCTAGAAGAAATAACCCTACTGCCTTATTACTTCCCCTAATTAATTGAGAAATTAACTTACCAGTCTCCCTATACGCGAACAACTCTATTTGTCCTGGAGTATCAACTAGCACGTAATTAGCCTCAATTTGGTCAATTTCTGACTTAATCTCGGCTGCTCTAGTCAAAATTAAATCAATAGAGGCCACTAAACTCGAATTAGGCCCTAAATGATAGGTTTGCATCACCTGATATGCATCAACGTAATCCCTTACATCGAAGTCGGGAGTATATGGTAACTGTTCAACTGCTGGATCCAGGTTTATTATAGCAGTATCCATCTCTTGATCAAGTAAGTAATCTTGCAAATTTTTTGTTAGCGTGGTCTTCCCAGATCCTGCTGTTCCAAGTATAAAAACGTAGTACATATCTCTTTTCACTCAGCTTTTAATCTTAAAAACTTCCCCTTAAAGATAATAATAATGATAATAATAGGTGGAACAGCCACAAATGGAATAGATGAAAGTTTATCAAAAATATTATCCATACCTTTAGTAAAAGTGGAAAGTAAGATATTCCCAGATGGGGAATCTTATATAAGAGTACCCTCTTCAATTAGAAATGAAGAAGTATTATTAGTGCAAACAACGGACTACCCCCAGGATAAACATCTAATAGAATTATTCCTAATTGCAGAAACTATCAGAGACTTAGGAGCTAGAAAGCTAACTGTAATAGTCCCATACTTAGCATATAGTAGACAAGATAGAAGATTCAAAGATGGAGAAGCAGTTAGTATAAAGACGATATTACACATACTCAGTGAAGTAGGAGTTAACAGTTTAGTAGTAGTAGAACCACATAAACCAGAAGAACTCTCATACTTTAAAGGAGAACTCAAAATAGTCCATCCTTATCATCAAATCTCGAGAAAAATAAAAGAAATCGTTGAAGATCCATTCATATTAGCACCAGATAGAGGAGCGTTAGAGAGAGCCAGAAAAATCGCCGAAGAAATTAACGCTCCATATTCTTATATAGAAAAGGAAAGGGATAGAACAACAGGTGAAGTAAGAATAAAAGAGGCACCAAACATAAACCTAAAAGGTAAGGATGTAGTTCTAATAGATGATATAATTAGCACTGGAGGTACAATTGTGCAAGCTACTCGTTTAGCCTATTCCTTAGGTGCTAGAAGCGTTACAGCAGTAGCAGTCCACTTATTGTTAGTGGGAGATGCAAAAGAGAGGTTAAGGGAAGCGGGGGTAAAAATGTTGATAGGAACTAATACCATTAACGTGAATGACAAAGATATAATAACCATAGACATCTCACCATCAATAGCACTAAGCTTATGAAAACTAAAACCTATGCTGTATTAAAAGGAAACAATTATTTTTTATCATTAGCTGAATTGAAAGCACTACTTAACGACGATAGTGTAGAGATTAGCTACTTCACTGGAGTAGCAGTATTCGAAGGAAATAAGGGAAATATAGCTAATAGGTCAGCCAGGATAAAAAGAAGTGGTGAACTTATATACATCTCAGATGATCCGAAAGAAATTAATGAAATATTAAGAGGAGGATGTTTCTGGATAAAGGAAGATGTAATAATGGGCTCTCAAAAGGATAATTTATACGCGATAAATCACGAGATAAAACGAGGGGTAAAAGTGTCCAAAGAATGTGAGAAAATTGACATAATATTAACTGACGGAGTAATTATATTGGGAAAAATAAAGGGGCAAATTGACTCTAAGAGTCTCCTTGCACACGAGAAGAAACCGTTTTCTCAGTCGGGCACAATGAATCCCGAAACTTCAAGATTACTTGTAAACCTTTCTAGACCTAAAAAAGAGGTACTCGATCCTTTCGTTGGTACTGGGTCAATATTGATTGAAGCAAGATGGTTAAACTATGAGTGTATAGGGAGCGATTTAGATAAAAAAATGTTACAAAAAACTAAGGCTAATCTAAATTATTTCAATTATGATTGTAATTTGCTATTTTCCTCAGCAACCAATCTACCATTTCACCATATAACTTCAATAGCAACAGATCCCCCATATGGAAGGTCAACAAAAAATAAAGGTGCAGAGTTAATTCAGCTTTATGAGGAATTCTTCTCCTCAGCGTCAGAGAC of Sulfolobus sp. E5-1-F contains these proteins:
- the prs gene encoding ribose-phosphate diphosphokinase; its protein translation is MIIIGGTATNGIDESLSKILSIPLVKVESKIFPDGESYIRVPSSIRNEEVLLVQTTDYPQDKHLIELFLIAETIRDLGARKLTVIVPYLAYSRQDRRFKDGEAVSIKTILHILSEVGVNSLVVVEPHKPEELSYFKGELKIVHPYHQISRKIKEIVEDPFILAPDRGALERARKIAEEINAPYSYIEKERDRTTGEVRIKEAPNINLKGKDVVLIDDIISTGGTIVQATRLAYSLGARSVTAVAVHLLLVGDAKERLREAGVKMLIGTNTINVNDKDIITIDISPSIALSL
- the priS gene encoding DNA primase small subunit PriS; the encoded protein is MGTFTLHQGQSNLIKSFFRNYYLNAELGLPKDMELREFALQPFGSDTYVRHLSFSSSEELRDYLVNKNLPLHLFYSSARYQLPSARDMEEKVWMGSDLLFDIDADHICKLRSIRFCPVCGNTVASEKCEKDGVEAIEYVEMTSECIKRGLEEARNLVEILENDFGLKPKVYFSGNRGFHVQVDCYGDCALLDSDDRKEIAEYVMGIDVPSYPNGSENAPGWVGRKNRGINGVTIDEQVTIDVKRLIRIPNSLHGKSGLIVKEVTNLDDFEFNETLSPFTGYTIFLPYISIETEVLGKRINLNRGIPIKIESSVGIYLHLKNLGEVKAYVR
- a CDS encoding RNA-protein complex protein Nop10; protein product: MKWKMKKCPKDNTYTFKDICPVCGSKTIIPHPSRFSPEDKYVKYRIELKKGAKLNC
- a CDS encoding 30S ribosomal protein S27e translates to MKKLKVLIPEPKSRFLRVKCPNCGNEQTIFSHSTFPVRCLSCGTELVYSAGGKAKIVGEVVRIMG
- a CDS encoding 50S ribosomal protein L44e; translation: MKVPKVISTYCPKCKTHTDHSVSLYKSGKRRNLAEGQRRYERKNLGYGSKRKPEQKRFAKVTKKQTLVLKCSKCGYTVVKEGIRVKKLELVEVAK
- a CDS encoding ammonium transporter codes for the protein MKTWKYKMLLIVQMILIMFLFSTILTHSQTATNSSVIQQLNQSIQSILNRTSSYPAAAVPSWLDTGSNAWMLTAATFVGLQSVPGVALYYAGLSKKKYAVNSALMIFYAFAVVLVIWIIAGYNFGFGYPALLSLHGYGILGYPVPSWGGLFEASQTTYGPSGAHANIPTATFIFFQFVFAAITPVLLAGGILERMNFKAWMVFVPFWSLLVYSPVAYWLFAGGWLNQLGVVDFSGGYVIHVDAGVGALAAALAIGPRLATERKLEAHSLPLILVGAGLIWLGWDGFNGGDPLGATVDAAIAVLNTNIATAVSAVVWMLMDMKFFGKPTLVGATSGAITGLVAITPAAGYVNGWEAALIGIASGSIPWMALYWLEPKLRVDDTLGVFSTHGIAGILGGLLTGVFANPAVTQFVAPGLRGALYGNWYQLEIQALAVVVVFIYDFAMTFGLLKFIGLFIPLQAAPQELAIGDYAMHGEVAYSELLATIPESAKSKEKPVVLSKKEEKNNDEE
- a CDS encoding translation initiation factor IF-2 subunit alpha — its product is MIYSRSKIPSEGEILIATVKQVFDYGSYVTLDEYGGLQAFLPWSEVSSKWVKNIRDVLKENRKVVVKVIRIDRKKGTVDVSLKKVTDDERRKKNLQWKKIQRLDKILELVSQQLKLSEKEAWEQVAWKLEAKYGDAISAIEKAVKEGEKILIDAGVPDIWIKPLLEEASKHSEERKVKMSGLITIRTNDPLGVEKIKEVISKALENIEQDHESILNVKIYTIGAPRYRVDVIGTNPKETSEVLNQLISNLIKIGKEENVDISVVKK
- a CDS encoding STT3 domain-containing protein, producing MQSVKGLRRDLQKLSLIDLPLIVGLSLVSILIRSLSANWPLAVNEFDPWYLFYNALLIAQAHGNWYAVAPDVLGWFPWGYFIELGNTIGLPFLVALVSLPFYATYGANAVYTVAIFSDILLAGLGVVASYLSIESITNSRLAGYMAAAIIAVSPALTYKNLLGGLPKTSWGAVFILFTIFLFNQGLKKKNVWYGIPAGILLFLAEISWGGYTYIDLSLLVAAFLLILLNRNDETTANLYTIMVVVTSFLTSLAPNNIGFMSGLAHGLSLLLISAVLYLDLYLSRALPKEIVDSRNLIVIAVLIFIFTIGLSGLSILRPTSAPIPSRYYAIINPFYQVTIPIDKTVAEYIPQPITAMIQDFGIALFLSVIGMYYLIRKGNLVGLWLLVLGVASIFGTSEQPYLFNYTAYMVAALGGLGVYYITDNLLKGVKNGNGNKILVGFVLAMVGISLVADAGLATLASNEPPAITNAATSFLTTNYSWVSAANWIRTHSPQHAFVLSWWDYGYWLEVLTNRSVIDENNTLNGTQIKLMAEMFLNNETFAANVLEKYFHLHPYGSPNYTIPVYIVAYDAVTLVYSGSQAQWYIGYPPSFPGAFFGYTTSLGDIGKAMGAMTTIAEYPLEEYINLTEINNTITQIIDTYASTNPTIAENLASQVSQAEPFAWTPTAYNSLIVQMFIESLYQIGYGQPIAPFTTQIVPTSTGYTITGSPLPRVQLMYFQPAYIALFPVGNGGAGGVYYTTYIMVMVYQFTQPGVILKPTVVINS
- a CDS encoding TRM11 family SAM-dependent methyltransferase; this translates as MKTKTYAVLKGNNYFLSLAELKALLNDDSVEISYFTGVAVFEGNKGNIANRSARIKRSGELIYISDDPKEINEILRGGCFWIKEDVIMGSQKDNLYAINHEIKRGVKVSKECEKIDIILTDGVIILGKIKGQIDSKSLLAHEKKPFSQSGTMNPETSRLLVNLSRPKKEVLDPFVGTGSILIEARWLNYECIGSDLDKKMLQKTKANLNYFNYDCNLLFSSATNLPFHHITSIATDPPYGRSTKNKGAELIQLYEEFFSSASETLTKGGFLAFATDSRFNFIDKLKENSFIIKGLHYLYSHKSLTRAVYVVQKK
- the pcn2 gene encoding DNA polymerase sliding clamp Pcn2, with translation MKAKVIDAVSFSYILRTVGDFLSEANFIVTKEGIRVSGIDPSRVVFLDIFLPSSYFEGFEVNQDKEIIGFKLEDVNDVLKRVLKDDTLTLSSNESRLTLTFDGEFTRSFELPLIQVESTQPPSVNLEFPFKAQLLTVTFADIIDELSDLGEVLNIYSKENKLYFEVIGDLATTRVELSTDSGTLLEASGADVNSSYGMEYVANTTKMRRASDSMELYFGSQIPLKLRFKLPQEGYGDFYIAPRAE
- a CDS encoding ATP/GTP-binding protein is translated as MYYVFILGTAGSGKTTLTKNLQDYLLDQEMDTAIINLDPAVEQLPYTPDFDVRDYVDAYQVMQTYHLGPNSSLVASIDLILTRAAEIKSEIDQIEANYVLVDTPGQIELFAYRETGKLISQLIRGSNKAVGLFLLDSFLAKEARSFVSLLLLSSSIKFRLDLPIINVLNKVDLLTEKELEQILAWGENAENLVDELGKVDEYSLELVNLLIESLSSNLIPVSSEEGKGFDELYAEIQRVMAGGEDYLTEEPNPKL